In the genome of Bacillota bacterium, the window CATCGGGGTGGCCGTGGTCGCCGACGGGTCGCTGATCAAGTTCACCGGGGGCAGCACGGGGAACATCGGTCATCTCATCGTCGACCCCTTCAGTATGGAGCGCTGCAGTCAGGGATGCCGGGGCTGCCTCGAGACGCTGGCCACCGCCCCAGCCATGCGGCGGCGGGCGCTGATCGAGGCCGGGCGGCGTCCGAACGGCTTCCTCGGGCGGCGCCTGGCCGAGGCCGGGGTGGTTGATGTGCCTGACGTCGGCGCGGCCGCGCTCGCCGGCGACGAGGGAGGCCTGACCATTGTCAGGGAGACCGGCTGGTGGCTTGGGGTCGGCCTGGCCTCCTTCGTGGCCGTCTTCGCCCCCGACCGGGTCATCATCGGCGGAGGGGTGTCGGAGCTCGGCCGGCCCTTGTTGGATGGGGCTCGAGAGGCGCTCGCCCGGGTCGGCATGCCGGCCTTCGCGGCCGCCGTCTCGGTCGGGCCGGCGGCGCTTGGTAACGACGCCGGCTTCATCGGGGCAGCCTGGTGGGCCCAGGCCGGGGCTGAGTGACCGCGGGGCCGAGTGATCGCGGGGCCTGGGGGCGACAAAACGACCCCTCGACACGACGTCGGGGGGTGGCTGTCTGCTTGAACCCGAGGCGTGATCCTGCGGCCCTGTCTCAGGGCGGTGACAGCGTCCCGGCGGCCTTGGCGAACTCCCCGGCCAGGACGCCCATGACCAGGGTGTCGGTGTACCGCCCGCCGCGGAAGTTCTCGTCACGGAGGAGCCCC includes:
- a CDS encoding ROK family protein translates to MFTLFLLPVGGKYPTFCAPGGMAVAEFFIGLDIGGHSAKIGVVDARGKVLAHERVTNAGASSARGLVDRYGEAIDRLVAAVSPGASPAGIGVGVPGYVSAEGRPEFTNVGLLNGYDLARHLGERYRVRVRLDNDANLAALAEYHRGAGRGSRRLMMVTVGTGIGVAVVADGSLIKFTGGSTGNIGHLIVDPFSMERCSQGCRGCLETLATAPAMRRRALIEAGRRPNGFLGRRLAEAGVVDVPDVGAAALAGDEGGLTIVRETGWWLGVGLASFVAVFAPDRVIIGGGVSELGRPLLDGAREALARVGMPAFAAAVSVGPAALGNDAGFIGAAWWAQAGAE